The Anabaena sp. PCC 7108 region GGTGCGTCTACAGGCACATTTGAGGCTCATGAATTGCGGGATGATGATAAAAGCCGTTATGGCGGTAAAGGGGTACTCAAGGCGGTGCAGAATGTCAATGAGGTGTTAGCACCAAAATTGTTAGGTTTGGATGCTCTCAACCAAGAAGCTTTAGACAGAACGATGATTGCTTTGGATGGTTCACCTAATAAAGCGAATTTGGGTGCAAATGCGATTTTGGCGGTTTCCTTGGCTGCTGCAAAAGCCAGTGCTGAGTCTTTGGATGTTCCCCTATATCGCTATTTGGGCAGTCCGTTGTCAAATTTGCTACCTGTTCCCTTGATGAATGTGATCAATGGTGGAGCGCACGCTTCTAATAACGTAGACTTTCAAGAGTTTATGATTGTACCTATTGGCGCTCCTTCTTTTAAGGAAGCTTTGCGTTGGGGTGCAGAAGTGTTTGCGACTCTCAGCAAGGTTTTGGATGAAAAAGGTTTGCTGACTGGTGTCGGTGATGAAGGTGGTTTTGCACCTAATCTAGAATCTAACCAAGTGGCTTTAGAATTGTTAGTAGCGGCGATTAAAAAAGCTGGTTATAAGCCTGGGGAAGAGGTGGCTTTGGCTTTAGATGTAGCAGCCAGTGAGTTTTACAAAAATGGGCAGTATGTCTATGATGGCAAACCCCATGCACCGAGCGAGTTTGTTGATTATTTAGGACAATTGGTTGACGAATATCCAATTGTGTCTATTGAAGATGGTTTGCATGAGGAAGATTGGCAAAATTGGCAATTACTAACTCAGAAGATAGGCTCAAAAGTGCAATTAGTAGGCGATGATTTATTTGTCACTAATGCTACTCGCTTACAAAAAGGTATTGACCAAAAAGCCGCTAACTCGATTTTGATTAAGTTGAATCAAATTGGTTCGCTAACTGAAACTTTGGAAACCATTGATTTGGCAAATCGCAACGGTTTTCGTTCAGTAATTAGCCATCGTTCTGGCGAAACTGAGGATACAACTATTGCTGATTTGGCTGTGGCTACTCGTGCCGGTCAAATTAAAACCGGTTCTCTGTGCCGTAGTGAACGGGTAGCAAAATACAATCGCTTACTCCGTATTGAGCATGAATTAGGCGATCGCGCTGTTTATGCTGGTACTGTTGGTTTGGGGCCTAAGTAGTTTCTTTTTAACGCAGAGGGGCGCGGAGGTCAACGCAGAGGGTCGCTGAGGATTTCTTCTCTGTGTTCCTCTGCGTTACCTTGGCTACCTGGTGCGTTAAGGATAAAATCCGACTTTTGGCAAGCCCAAGGTTTCATCCCAGCCCAGCATGATGTTCATACACTGGATTGCTTGTCCTGCTTGACCTTTAATCAGGTTGTCGATAGCTGACATGACAATTACCCGGCCTGTGCGGGGATCAACTTCTATGCCAATGTAACAAGTGTTACTTCCACAAGCCCATTTTGTTTGGGGGTATGTGCCGCTATTACAGATTTTTACCCAAGGGGAATTACGATAAAAAGCTGTAAAAATTGTGATTAAGTCGTCACGGACTAAACCAGGGTCGCGCAGTGTGGCGTATACGGTCGCCAAAATCCCCCGCACCATGGGAATGAGATGGGGTGTAAATTGGATTGTGACTTCGTGTCCTGCCAATTCGCTGCAAATTTGCTCAATTTCTGGAGTGTGGCGGTGTCTGCCGACGTTATAAGCCCCTAGGGAGTTATCGGCTTCGGCTAATAAAAGATTAACTTTAGCTTGTCTGCCGCCGCCAGATGTTCCAGATTTAGCATCAATAATGGCTGTTTCTGGAACTATCAAACCCTGTTTTAAAAGTGGAGAAAGTGCCAGCAGGCTGGCTGTGGGATAGCAACCAGGACAACCAATTAGTTGAGCTTCGGAAATGCGATCCCGGTACAATTCCGGTAAGCCATAAATTGCTGTAGCCGCAACTGTGCGATCGCTTCTCTGTGTACCATACCAATTTGTATAAGTTGTCAAGTCACTGAATCTATAATCTGCACTCAAATCCAGTACTTTGCATCCTTTTTCTAGCAGTTGAGGTGCAATTTGACAGGCTAGTCCGTTGGGTAAAGAAAGAAATACTACTTCACAACGACTGGCAATAATTTCTGGATTTACAGCCTCAATTGGTAAGTTAACTATATTTCCTAGATGTGGGTAAAGATCAGCAAAGGATTTACCAGCGCTGCTTTCACCACCTAAGTACACCAGTTCAACTTCTGGATGATCCATCAGTAGTCTCACTAGTTGAACTCCGCCATAACCTGACGCGCCAACTATCCCAACTGGTACGCGTCTTAAATTACCCATGTGATGAAATCCTTATCTACTTTTGTTAATTTGTTCTCAGCTACCCACAATATCAGCGACTAGATGGGAAACACACAAAACAGGTGATTGGGAAAATTATTTCTCCACCTCCCCATATCCTCAGTCTCCATTCTCTTGCTAAATTTTCAGTAGCAGAAATTTTTGTCATTTTATCGAATGATTGCTAGTCTACTTCTGTATCTGATAAAGAAGCTACAATTTAAAATAAGAAATTGTTAAAAAAATTTACGTTGGTAGCTGGAAATTTTCTGTGTTACAGCCTAAGACTAGCCAAGCCTTTGAATTTGATTCGATAGATGCCGCTTTGTCCGACCTCAAAGCAGGTCGCGTCATTGTGGTAGTAGATGATGAAAATAGAGAAAATGAAGGCGATTTAATTTGTGCCGCCCAATTTGCCACCCCAGATATGATCAATTTTATGGCTGTGGAAGCCAGAGGGCTGATTTGTCTGGCCATGACTGGCGATCGCTTGGATGAACTAGATTTACCATTGATGGTGAGTACTCTAACAGATACTAACCAAACTGCCTTTACTGTCAGCATTGACGCTGGCCCTCATTTAGGTGTCTCTACGGGAATTTCCGCAGAAGACCGGGCCCGCACCATCCAAGTTACTCTCAACCCAGCCACAAAACCTGAGGAATTACGCCGTCCTGGTCATATTTTTCCACTTCGGGCTAGGGCTGGAGGTGTGCTTAAACGAGCAGGACATACGGAAGCCGCAGTGGATTTAGCTCGATTAGCTGGATTATACCCAGCTGGGGTAATTTGTGAAATTCAAAACCCTGATGGTTCCATGGCGCGGTTAACACAATTAGTGCAATATGCCCAAAATCATCAGCTAAAAATTATTAGCATTGCCGATTTGATTAGTTATCGTCTTCAAAATGATCGTTTGGTCTATCGAGAAATCGTTACTAAGCTACCCAGCCAATTTGGTCGATTTGATATTTACGGCTATCGTCACACCCTAGATAATACAGAACACGTAGCAATTGTCAAGGGCAACCCTGCAAATTTTCAAGATGAACCTGTCATGGTGCGAATGCACTCAGAATGTTTAACAGGTGATGCTTTGGGTTCTTTGCGCTGCGACTGTCGAATGCAGTTGGAAGCCGCATTGAAAATGATTGAGTCTGCCGGTCAAGGTGTGGTTGTTTATCTACGACAAGAAGGACGGGGGATTGGCTTGATTAATAAACTCAAAGCCTACTCGTTGCAAGATATGGGACTAGATACGGTAGAAGCAAATGAGCGTTTGGGATTTCCCGCTGACTTGCGAGACTACGGCATGGGGGCGCAAATGCTGATGGATTTGGGCATTAAAAAAATTCGTCTTATTACCAACAACCCCCGTAAAATTGCTGGTGTTAAGGGCTATGGATTGGAAGTAGTTGATCGTGTTCCTTTGTTAATTGAGGCTAATGATTACAACTCCTATTACCTAGAAACAAAGGCGAAAAAGCTAGGGCATATGCTGTTACAAAGTTATCTTGTCACCGTGGCCATTCACTGGCAAGATCACCCGCAATTGGCGACAAAACGCTATGAACGGTTAGATAAATTTCGGTATTTAGCTAAAAATAACGATTTGTTGTTACAGGAGGAATCTCGTCCATTAGGAATTGCACTGTTTGATAAGCCATCTTTAACTGTACACTTGGGTTTTGATCAAGCAAATGTTGCTGAATCTAATTGGTATCAACAAAGTGGTCATCCTTACCTGCAAGCAATCTGTAAAATTCTGGATGAATTAGTAAATTTACCTTATGTCCAGAAATTGGAATTTCTAATTTCTTCAGGTAGTGATCCGCTAAGTAATTTACAAGTGCAATTAGATCGACAGAGATTTAGTAATGGTGTCCTCCCTTCATCATTGAAGGATAACTTAGAGACACAACAGATTTACAGTTTTAGTAAGTAGGGTTTTATTTACCAACTTTCATTTTATGCGTGGGGATACAGCAATGCTGTGTCTCTATTGCATCCCAAAAGCCTCAAGAGTTATACAGTTTCACTTTCAAGTTGATAAAAATCGAGAGAGGAAGGGATGTAAAGAAAGGGAGATTTATTTTTAGCTTTAATTAAGTAAAATAAATGCAATCTGCTTAATTTTTAATGTTTAATTCTCCTAAATTATCCTTAAAGGTAACTGCTATAGCGTTTCCTAGTCTAGTGAAGTACAAAATCATCTGCGTTTATCTGCGTCCATCTGTCTTGAAAAGTTTCCTACGCCGGGAAACCCGGCTTCGAGGAACTTTTCGCTGCGTTTAATGATTACAGCTTGTATCTCACTTGAATGGTAACTGCTAAAAAAATCTAATACTAGGAAAAAAATAATGCAAACTAATTGGAAAATTGGATCTTTATTTGGTATTCCTCTGTTTTTAGACCCGTTATGGTTTGTAATTTTCGGATTAGCAACCCTAAATTTTGCCGTAGCTTATCAACAATGGGGTACTTTCACAAGTTGGAGTGCTGGACTAATTATGGCACTGCTATTATTTACTTCTGTGTTATTGCATGAGTTAGGACACAGCTTAGTAGCACAGTCTCAAGGGATTAAAGTTAATTCCATTACGTTATTTTTCTTCGGTGGGATTGCCGCAATAGAAGAAGAATCGAAAACTCCAGGGCAAGCCTTTCAAGTAGCGATCGCTGGTCCTGCGGTCAGTATAGTCCTATTTTTGTTGCTACATCTAACTTCTAACATCATTCCTGATACCACACTGCTGAATGTAATGGTGAGAGATTTAGCGAGAATTAACTTAGTTGTCGCTTTATTTAACTTAATTCCTGGTTTACCGTTGGATGGTGGACAGGTATTAAAAGCAGCACTATGGAAAATAACAGGAAATCGCTTTCAAGCCGTACATTTGGCAGCAAAGTGCGGACAGATTTTAGGTTATAGTGCGATCGCTTTAGGATTTGCCATCGATTTCTTCAGCAAAGAATTACTCACAGGTTTATGGATTGTACTCTTGGGTTGGTTTGGTATTCGTAACGCCAACAGTTATGACCGTGTAACCACATTACAAGAAACTTTGCTCAAACTGGTAGCTGCTGATGCCATGACCCGTGATTTTCGCGTAGTTAATGCCGACCAAACACTGAGAGAGTTTGCTGATTTGTACCTTTTAGAAACATCCTCCTCACAAGTTTACTTTGCCGCTGCTGATGGACGTTACCGAGGTTTGGTGACTGTTGATGATTTACGGACAACCGAAAGGAGTCAGTGGGAAACCCAAACTCTGCAAAGTATTGTTCATACCCTCACAAATATACCCACCGTTACTGAGTCAACTCCTTTAGCCCAAATAATTAACAAACTAGAAAATGAACAGCTACCCCGAATTACTGTTCTCTCTCCAGCAGGGACTGTAGCTGGCATCATTGACAGAGGAGATATCGTTAAGTGTGCAGCACAACAGTTAAACTTGCCAATTACCGACACTGAAATCAAGCGCATTAAAGAAGAAGGTAGTTTTCCCCCAGGTTTGCAACTGGGAATAATAGCCAAGTCAACCACGAATTAAAGAAGTTGAGTTTTGACATACTTATGTCATCACTTTGTAACGAACTCGACAAAACCTTATGTGATAGTTGATTTGGTATTTGGTTACAAAATGCTTTTTTGGGTTCCAAGGCGGGGTTTCCTGCCTTTTTTTCTTTTTTGTTAGATTAAATTTAAGGGTGGACAAATAATCGCCCACCCTACCCAATGTAAAAAAAATTGTCGTCAATTAAAATCCATTAATCATGAAAAATGAGTTTCTAGGGGATTGGCGATGTATTTAAATGTGGGTTCAGAATTCCAAGGACCGCGCTCATTCTGATCGTTGCCATTTGTCGATAAGTTGTAGTAGAGAGAAACCGTTTCATCAGGTTGAATATTCCCAAATAGAGGATCAGTCAACTTACCCAAAGAATCCAAAGCCTTCATAAACATTTGGGTATGAGAAATTTCTCTTGTTAAGAGATGGACTAAAGTTTTTTTAGTTCCCTCATCTGTTGCCAGTTTAATTAATGCTTCATAGGTTTGACGAGCGCCTGCTTCTGCGGCAATATTAGCACGTAAATCACGTACTACATCGCCACCTTCATTCAAGTATTTCGCACTCCAAGCATTACCTTGACTATCAAGAAAGTGGGGACCAACTCCTCGCACAGCAAACAGACTACTTTTGTAAGCTTCTGTTTGATCTGTATTTTTAGTATGAGCTTCGATGAGTTGACCTACCATCTCTAAATGTCCAAATTCCTCAATGGCAATATCTTGGAGCATATCGCGGATACCAGAATTTTCTACATGAAAAGATTGTACCCAGTATTGCAAAGCTGCTGAAAGTTCCCCTGTTGCTCCTCCAAATTGTTCTAGAAGTAATTGTGCAAAACGAGGGTCTGCGGCATCAACTTTGACTGCATGAATCGGTTCTTTTTTGTGGAAAAACATACAACTTATTCAAACGCTACATCAAATTGATATTAACCAAATCAAAAAAATTAAACTCTACTAAGCTCTACTACTTCTTTGGAATAATCCCCACAAATAAATTGCTATAATGGCTCCAATTATTGCTACTAAAATTCCTGGAATACTTAAAGTAGCTGTTGTCAGTTGTAAGGTTCCTGTGCGAATAAGCGTAAATAAAGTTCCACCGATAAAAGCACCAACAATACCTAAAATCATTGTTGAAAGAATTCCCCCACCTTGATAACCAGGATAAACAGCTTTAGCAAGAGCGCCAGCCAATAGTCCTAAAACTATCCAAGCAATAATATTCATTATTTTTTCCTAAAAAATCTAATCCAGCTAATCCACTATTTAGATTATCAATTAATAATTATCTTTCTTTCTACCAAATGAGATAAATCTGCAAACCAAAAGATGGACTTAATAAAAAAACATCATACTCAATTTGGTTATATTTACCGTTGCTAAACTTGGCAATTTTTATAGCAAAAATCAATTAGGAATTATTTTACTTTTGATAGATTTATGCTTATTCAAGCAAATTTACCGCAAATCTTAGCATTTTTCAGCCTGTTGACTAGTACACTTTAATTCTTCTGAAGACATTAAATTAGTTCCAAATTCTGGAAAATAATCATAAAATAAAGGCAGGTACAGCAACCAGCTTACTTTTAAACCCCATTGCTTCATCCTTATTGCTTATGAATTCCTCGTCAGCACGACAGTATTTTTACCAGGAGATTCAACAACCTGACGAGTGTATCAACTTGGCAAGGGCAGCTTTGTATATTGCCCAAGAAGAATATCCTGAGCTTGATACTGAAGAATATATCAATGCTTTGGATACAATGGCAATGGAGTTAGAGGAACGCTTACCATTTTCACGCTATCCTCTGCGAGTGATTCAATGTATTAATCAATACCTATACCAAGAATTGGGTTTTAGCGGTAACAGAATAGATTACTATGACCCATGTAATAGCTTTTTTAATAATGTAATCGAACGTAAAACAGGGATTCCCATCACGTTGGCACTAGTTTATCTAGAAGTCGCAAAACGCATTAATTTTCCCATGGTAGGGGTGGGAATGCCAGGACATTTCCTGATTCGTCCAGACATACCAGATATAGAGATTTTTGTCGATGCATTTAATCAGGGTGAGATCATGTTTGCCCAAGATTGTCAAGAAAGGCTTTCACAAATTTATCAGCAATCAGTGACACTCAAACCTGAATTTTTAGCCGCAGTTAGCAACCGTCAATTATTGACACGAATACTCACAAATTTGAAGTATATTTACCTCAAACAGCAAGATTTGGTAAGAACTTTAGCCGCAGTTGAAAGAATTTTATTGTTGTGTCCAGATGTAACTTTAGAATTAAGAGATAGAGGTTTGCTTTACTATCAACTTGGTCAATTTACCCAAGCAGTAGAAGACTTACAACGTTATCTAGCTAAAGTTCCTGATGCTGATGATGCCTCTGTAATTCGTCAATTATTAGCTAAATTGGGTAAAAAAGTTGAATAAATTCAAAATTACGAATTACAAAAAAAGGGAACAGGGAACAGGGAACAGGGAACAGGGAACAGGGAACAGGGAACAGGGAACAGGGAACAGGGAACAGGGAACAGGGAACAGGGAACAGGGAACAGATAAGAAACTTTAGTTCTGAGTTTAAAGATCAGTCAAAAAAAGGATGTTTTTACAAGGAGAGTGACACGAAAAAAACAGTGTCATTATTTCAATCTCATGTTTTTAAACATGAGTTTTTCCTGTTAAGAGTTGCTTCCTGTTCCCTCTGAAGAATTACGAATTAGATATTGTTTCTGCAACTCTTTTCAAACGACGGATTTGGGCTTCCATGTCGGCTTTTGTCCAAGTTGCAGCAAATGTGTTAAAACCCCAACTGACTAAGGGGTTAGGAATTTGAAATTGGAAGCGGTTAATTAAGATTGTACCATTGCTGATGGGTTGACATTCCCAGCGATCACTTCCTTGGAAAAATCCCTCAAATCCCCAGATTACTAAACCAGGTTGTCTTTCTATAACTACTGTCTTTAAAGTGGGTTTAAGTCCGGGGATTTGGATTATGAAACGGCTTTGACTATCAATATCTGTACTCCATACTTCTCCTACGGGTTCACAACGTAGCATTGGGTTAAGCCAACGGTGCATGAGATTTAAGTCTGTAAAACATTTTTCTACTACTGTAGCTGGAGCATTAATTTCTATTGTTTGTTCTAAAATTTGGGGAGATTTCATAGTTTTTTTCTGAGTTTAATTTTAGTCAGCAATTCATCTTTAATCCGGTTT contains the following coding sequences:
- the eno gene encoding phosphopyruvate hydratase; this translates as MNTFLDTAIEAIVAREILDSRGKPTVEAEVHLANGVVGLAQVPSGASTGTFEAHELRDDDKSRYGGKGVLKAVQNVNEVLAPKLLGLDALNQEALDRTMIALDGSPNKANLGANAILAVSLAAAKASAESLDVPLYRYLGSPLSNLLPVPLMNVINGGAHASNNVDFQEFMIVPIGAPSFKEALRWGAEVFATLSKVLDEKGLLTGVGDEGGFAPNLESNQVALELLVAAIKKAGYKPGEEVALALDVAASEFYKNGQYVYDGKPHAPSEFVDYLGQLVDEYPIVSIEDGLHEEDWQNWQLLTQKIGSKVQLVGDDLFVTNATRLQKGIDQKAANSILIKLNQIGSLTETLETIDLANRNGFRSVISHRSGETEDTTIADLAVATRAGQIKTGSLCRSERVAKYNRLLRIEHELGDRAVYAGTVGLGPK
- the argC gene encoding N-acetyl-gamma-glutamyl-phosphate reductase, giving the protein MGNLRRVPVGIVGASGYGGVQLVRLLMDHPEVELVYLGGESSAGKSFADLYPHLGNIVNLPIEAVNPEIIASRCEVVFLSLPNGLACQIAPQLLEKGCKVLDLSADYRFSDLTTYTNWYGTQRSDRTVAATAIYGLPELYRDRISEAQLIGCPGCYPTASLLALSPLLKQGLIVPETAIIDAKSGTSGGGRQAKVNLLLAEADNSLGAYNVGRHRHTPEIEQICSELAGHEVTIQFTPHLIPMVRGILATVYATLRDPGLVRDDLITIFTAFYRNSPWVKICNSGTYPQTKWACGSNTCYIGIEVDPRTGRVIVMSAIDNLIKGQAGQAIQCMNIMLGWDETLGLPKVGFYP
- the ribBA gene encoding bifunctional 3,4-dihydroxy-2-butanone-4-phosphate synthase/GTP cyclohydrolase II: MLQPKTSQAFEFDSIDAALSDLKAGRVIVVVDDENRENEGDLICAAQFATPDMINFMAVEARGLICLAMTGDRLDELDLPLMVSTLTDTNQTAFTVSIDAGPHLGVSTGISAEDRARTIQVTLNPATKPEELRRPGHIFPLRARAGGVLKRAGHTEAAVDLARLAGLYPAGVICEIQNPDGSMARLTQLVQYAQNHQLKIISIADLISYRLQNDRLVYREIVTKLPSQFGRFDIYGYRHTLDNTEHVAIVKGNPANFQDEPVMVRMHSECLTGDALGSLRCDCRMQLEAALKMIESAGQGVVVYLRQEGRGIGLINKLKAYSLQDMGLDTVEANERLGFPADLRDYGMGAQMLMDLGIKKIRLITNNPRKIAGVKGYGLEVVDRVPLLIEANDYNSYYLETKAKKLGHMLLQSYLVTVAIHWQDHPQLATKRYERLDKFRYLAKNNDLLLQEESRPLGIALFDKPSLTVHLGFDQANVAESNWYQQSGHPYLQAICKILDELVNLPYVQKLEFLISSGSDPLSNLQVQLDRQRFSNGVLPSSLKDNLETQQIYSFSK
- a CDS encoding site-2 protease family protein; the protein is MQTNWKIGSLFGIPLFLDPLWFVIFGLATLNFAVAYQQWGTFTSWSAGLIMALLLFTSVLLHELGHSLVAQSQGIKVNSITLFFFGGIAAIEEESKTPGQAFQVAIAGPAVSIVLFLLLHLTSNIIPDTTLLNVMVRDLARINLVVALFNLIPGLPLDGGQVLKAALWKITGNRFQAVHLAAKCGQILGYSAIALGFAIDFFSKELLTGLWIVLLGWFGIRNANSYDRVTTLQETLLKLVAADAMTRDFRVVNADQTLREFADLYLLETSSSQVYFAAADGRYRGLVTVDDLRTTERSQWETQTLQSIVHTLTNIPTVTESTPLAQIINKLENEQLPRITVLSPAGTVAGIIDRGDIVKCAAQQLNLPITDTEIKRIKEEGSFPPGLQLGIIAKSTTN
- a CDS encoding manganese catalase family protein, coding for MFFHKKEPIHAVKVDAADPRFAQLLLEQFGGATGELSAALQYWVQSFHVENSGIRDMLQDIAIEEFGHLEMVGQLIEAHTKNTDQTEAYKSSLFAVRGVGPHFLDSQGNAWSAKYLNEGGDVVRDLRANIAAEAGARQTYEALIKLATDEGTKKTLVHLLTREISHTQMFMKALDSLGKLTDPLFGNIQPDETVSLYYNLSTNGNDQNERGPWNSEPTFKYIANPLETHFS
- a CDS encoding GlsB/YeaQ/YmgE family stress response membrane protein, producing MNIIAWIVLGLLAGALAKAVYPGYQGGGILSTMILGIVGAFIGGTLFTLIRTGTLQLTTATLSIPGILVAIIGAIIAIYLWGLFQRSSRA
- a CDS encoding SirB1 family protein — encoded protein: MNSSSARQYFYQEIQQPDECINLARAALYIAQEEYPELDTEEYINALDTMAMELEERLPFSRYPLRVIQCINQYLYQELGFSGNRIDYYDPCNSFFNNVIERKTGIPITLALVYLEVAKRINFPMVGVGMPGHFLIRPDIPDIEIFVDAFNQGEIMFAQDCQERLSQIYQQSVTLKPEFLAAVSNRQLLTRILTNLKYIYLKQQDLVRTLAAVERILLLCPDVTLELRDRGLLYYQLGQFTQAVEDLQRYLAKVPDADDASVIRQLLAKLGKKVE
- a CDS encoding SRPBCC family protein, with protein sequence MKSPQILEQTIEINAPATVVEKCFTDLNLMHRWLNPMLRCEPVGEVWSTDIDSQSRFIIQIPGLKPTLKTVVIERQPGLVIWGFEGFFQGSDRWECQPISNGTILINRFQFQIPNPLVSWGFNTFAATWTKADMEAQIRRLKRVAETISNS